CAGCTAGACATCTCTACTGTTGCCAAGCTGACATTTCAAATGCTATTGCATCAGAACATAGTATAAAAATGATATCTTTCCAGTTAGGCTAGTTCAGCCATGTAATAATGTAGATGTCCTGTTAAACCGGTTGTATTTGGCATTAGGAGGAgtgttacgtacgcctcttggATGGAATGCAGCACACTGCTAcatctcaactccccgtggagtgaaaatAGTATGTGTTCGTAGGTCCTTCGTAGGAAggacgacagaggcagagaaaaatacCATATACAGGGTTTATTATTCCTTAACACGgtaatgtggggaaaaggggTTGGACGGAACCAAAGTtagtcccctctcctaccttaccacttcttacctaaccttaagcaccacctggcgcgctaaccaaaatacagggggtggtccgcccaggtcttacctagtgtgcatagacagattaAATACGACTGGTTATGTATCCCCGCAGGCCTTTCGCttaaacactcccaaggtgccttcccccctgggaaTAAATGAAACAGAATACTTTAAGTGAAAAATTTCAATAGCCAAAAACCCTAAGCCCTATTGGCATAGGGCTACAAAATAATATCAACAAAACTTTTAATGCCCGCCACAACAACCAAAACAGGACATAAAAATAAGCTATTTTCTCTGACAAAGGAACACTGTTTttttatcaagctggagaaggagttggtaatCACGAGACAGCTGTATTCCCTGACGAAAGGGAgggggtcagagctccaatcagcGATGGGGCCAACCAATCAGCTGCTTcaggaatccaggaagccatttcctgaaatgcaCACActtacaaacccacaacaacacagaaactggggaacgtaacaatgaACATAAAGGGTTCTGGTAACAAAGCGTTCTGGTGACTTTTCCTCAGACTGatgttcttttctctcctttccaGATGAAGGTGCAGGGTGATGTCACAACACAGATGTCAGAGGTTGTGAGGCTGAAAGGTAAGAGCAGACACTGGCCAGCAGAGGGCACACTTCTGGAGTCTTAAGGCTAGGCTAGCAGAAAGCAGTATGGGCTTGTATTACCACAGATGGAGCCTGGAGCAGTAACAGCAGTTTGCTTAATGCTGTTAAAACATCTTATCTCAAGTCCCCCGTGTGCCAAGTGGACTCTAATGCATACAGATTTGCAATGTTGTCAATCCTAGTTTCTTTATTGAACGATTGTTCAACACTAACGCAGTAGCCTAATATCACTACATGGTTGAAATTGTATTCGTTCATAGAATATGAACCCTAAGGTTATAATGTTATTTGGGGGGGCGGGGGTGTAGAGCAGCTGAAGGAGCTGAAACAGGAGTTTATGAGGCAGGAGATCCAGCTGAGGGAGGTGAAGAAGAACAGCACCAACCTGGAGAGGAAGCTGGAgtatgagaggtagagagaatgaACTCTTGCAACACATCTTTCATGTTTTTGCTCTAGGCTCTCAATCACAGCAAAGTTCAGGTTATGATGACCAATATAGCCATTGGTGTGAATTCTGACACAAGAGCATCgttgcttttctctctctgatttattttaattttttttgtctaaccaattgtttgtgtgtatgataGCTTGCAGTGTGGGCGTCAAATCACACAACTAATGGACGAGTATGAAGAAGCTAAAAAGACCCTGGAGGAGGAGGCGGTGAAGCTGAGAAAGGTGAGGCCCTCTGTCAGAGCACCTAGTCATGATGTCCCTGCCTTTCCTTTCCTTCCCCAGTAATGTAGGTTGTCTACCACCCCCTGCTGGTGTTCATAGATCATACACTCTGTGGATTATCCTTTGCCCTGCATGTCAGCAGCTCTGCACTTAGTCATTGTGACTTTTTTACTTACCCAGCAATAGTAAAGGTGATTATATTCATCTCTCCCCTCCGTCtttttctctgtccctccctccctcctgcctgccCGCCCTCTGCAGAGTGTGCTGGATAGCAGGAAGGTCGGAGCTGCAGAAGGAGGGACTGAGGTGGAGACAGCAGGAGAGCACCCAACTGTGGCCACACACCGAGACACTGACCTCAAAGGTAACATTACAACCAGCTGATATTGCCACGTTCTGCCTCTGTAATGTTTCAGAGCTaacccattctctctccctccaccccatccattcttctcgctctccctcctggGATAGAAGTTTTGGGAAAGCCTGGCAGTGATGCTGGTATGCCTGGTATTGAGGACAGTGAAGTGGGAAAAATAGATGATGTGCAATTTGGTGAGTATTTATTCCCTCTGGTTATTCTACTTTTGATAACGATTCTGGCAGTAAGATTAGTGTGAAATTTCAACTGGAactgtcctcctcccctcattCTCTCTAGCCCTGAAGAAGCCAGCCATCACCCAGAACCACATAGAGATACCTGATACTGGGTTAAGAGAGGTGGGTGCCGGTATGGGAGCAGGGGCAGGTGAGGGGGCTGGTCGAGACCTCTCTCTGGACCGGCCTGTACTCCAGATCCAGGACAAGGTCCTAGGGTTGGGGATGGACGGACGAGCGGGGGCCCTCCAGCAGCAGCCCCCCCAGGCGGTGGCAGACAGACCCATCCTCTTTGATGAGGACAACAAGGCAGCCATCCAGGCAGATGAGTTCGGAGAGCAGCACAGACCGCTTAGAGGTATGTCAACTCACACTCCACACACTCCATATTTGCATTTTCAGTTCACTTGATTAGTTTTGCTGCCCAGGGACAAAGCCACTTATTTAAAGCAGTAATGCTTTAGTGGTGACTTGTTATTGTGTGTCTGCCATTGAGTTTGAGACCTGAGGCCATGGCCTGGATActcaaccaatcaaatgtatttataaagccccagccgatgtcaaagtgctgtacagaaacccagcctaaaaccccaaacagcaagcaatgcagatgtagaagcacggtggctaggaaaaactccctagaaaggccaaaacctaggcagaaacctagaaaggaacctagaggaaccaggctatgaggggtggccagtcctcttctggctgtaccgggtggagattataacagagcatggccaagatgttcaaacgttcatagatgaccagcagggtcagataataatgatcacagtggttgtagagggtgcaacaggtcagcacctcaggagtaaatgtcagttggcttttcataactgatcattcagttagagacagcaggtgtggttgAGAGAGGGTctaaaacagcaggtccgggacaaggtagcacatccggtgaacaggtcagggttccatagccgcaggcagaacagttgaaactggagcagcagcatgaccagttggactggggacagcaagaagtcatcaggccagatagGGGAggttagggggagagagagaataaatatatatttaaattcacaccggatgagacaggagaaatactgcTCTGACTGGGCTCTTAATGGCTGTACAGCAGAGGCCCTGCTGTTCTTGGCCTCCAACTCCACACTAGCTGCTATAAAACGTGAGCCATACTGGCTTCCTGTTTtcagttcagattttttttcatgGATTGTTTGTGTAGAAAATGGAGGGAAACGTATCGTTGGCGCAGTGCTCTGCTCTCTGTTTGGCAACCTCTGTCTTTTTAAAGGTGATTCATCCTTTTCTCCCGGAGATTGAAACATGCTCCTTCAGACTGTAGGCTAGCTCTCTGTGAAGGAGCACGTTCCATACTACAGGAGAGAGTGCACCCTAAACCTCTATCCTATTGTACATTAGAAATGAAAATCCCAAAAGGGATGACCAAATTTCAGGTGAAATATTTCTAACGGGGGAAAAAGTCATTATTGATGCTACCTCTGTTTCGATGTCTCCTTTAAGCTCCTGCCAATGTGATGAAAGCAGATGGTGTACAGAGGAAAGGGGCAGAACTGCCTCTGCCTCCTAACCCCGCCCAGGTGCCCAACCCTATAGAACCTCGGCATGCCAGAGACCCCAAGCCTGCTGAGCCCCTGCGTCACAGACAGAGTGAGTGCCTCCAAAGGCTGATGGGGATGGGCGGGGGAGACGGAGTAACTCTCAGTACACAGGAGTTGTGACACATGGAGACTGTGGTTGTGTCTTTACTCTGACCTTTAGCTGCAGCGTCCCAGTAAGAAGAGTTTCTCTCACTTGCAGATGTGTCAAGGTTACAACATAACCTTTACAATTACGTAAGCTATTTTTGAATGCATTCTACAGTCCGAGCCCTATCTAGAGTTTTCTTTCTCAAGGCTGCGTTAGGTCTACTATAAGTGGTTGCCTTCCCTAGCTATCAGGGTTTTAACAAACCTTCAACACTGCTCATAAAGTCATACATATTAGAGGTGCTGTCGCCACAGACTGAAAGAGATGGCCAGATGTCAGAGTGCACACAGTGGGAGAGGCCGCCTGACTTCAAGGGTCTCAGGGTGTTCcttcctgctgcctgcctggcttCAGCTCTGCTCCCTCCCTTCGCTGCCTACTCTCCAAACAATACCCCAACCAGCTGCCCTACCAGCTACCCCTCTCCTTGCTTCATCTTCACACACTctgcaccacacatacacactcgtcCTGTTTTCGTCCCAAGTTTCTTTACACATATCACTTCATTGCCAATGACTCTATTGTCCCCCAAAAAATCCCCTTAAACATATACACTATGCCTCCCTCCCATACCTTTACAGTCCAAACCATCACTACCTCCTTCAGTCCATCTGATCCCCTCCGTTTCTTAGTTTCATCATCCTCTCTTTCATACTCTCTCCAACCTTTCTCTTGTGACTCTGTCACAATCTCTTTGCTTCCCTCCCTTCCTGATGGGGCCCTTCTCTGCCTCTACAGGCCGTTTCTTTGATGAGAACGAGTCCCCTGTAGATCCGCAGCACGGCTCTAAGCTGGCGGACTACAATGGGGACGATGGGAACGTGGGTGAGTACGAGGCGGACAAGCAGGCCGAGCTGGCCTACAATGAGGAAGAGGATGGTGATGGTGGGGAGGAAGACGTCCAAGGTGAGCCAGGCCAGGGGTCTTCAAGTCCAGCTGTATCACCattttctccctcctccactcctgcTGTCCCTGCATTAGACTGAGTACCACCAGCTCGGCCAGAGCTCACAGCACCCTGAGTTACCCACCATTCCTGTCTCAGGAACATCCATAACCAACCGCGCCTCAGGGTCTAAGCCTGAGGACTGTTCAGTGGGTCATTTAGGCTGGAGGGCAAGCCTCCCATCATTGTATACCACAATAAAGCCCTACCTCAacatgtggtggtgggggggggggcacttctCCACCTCAGTGACTTATGGTTCTTTGTGACTCCACTCCAATGTCTGCATGCCTCATCCAGCCGTGCGCTTCCCCACTATCTGTGCTCCACCACCTGTTTGTGCCCACTGGTCATCTCTGTGTACACCTGCAGTAGATTAGTAGATGCTGTGTTTGAGTAGTACTTGAAGTTTTAAATGCATGTGCGTTCTTGTCTTATCATTATTGTACGGCTGTCATTCATTTCTCCATGACGGGTTAGGTTGTGAAGTGTTTTGTGTGTTACCCTTTTAATGGAACAGATTTCCATGTAGGTCCTTATTCCTTAGTCACTTAACCACTTGATCTTGACATTTATAACAGCTATTGTTGTCCCTGCTATTGAAAATGCCATTGATAAATAGGCTACTGTGATAACAAAGTAGTGTTAGGAATTCTATGGCCAATATGGCACCAGACTAATACGTACAGTATGCTGCTCTTCTATGGAGCATTCCTAATGATAATCTTTTAGATTTAAAAAGGAAATCCCATCTAGCAAATGTAATTTAGGGATGAGAGAGATGACTACTCCCTGATTTGTTCTGTCGTCAATCTCCTTTCAGATGATGAAGATCGAGACATGCAGGGAGACCGGGCAGTGGACTATGGGAAGAGACGTCAAGCCATCGACATTCTGTAAACCTTCTCAACTTGCTCTAGGATCTGGGATAGAACATTCTAACAAAAGCGTTTATTCCTCCGCATTGTTTCAATGGTGCTACAGATGTCATTCTTAGGACTGGTTGAAATCATGAAGTCGTTTTAGGTGCATCTCTTATGGCGATGGACTATTCTGAAGATACGATTACAGATTATTATTCCATGAATCAGTTTGACCTAAAACCATGTATCATTGAATCTATAAAACAGTTCATGATATCATTCTGTGCAGCCGTTGACTTGCAGCTATTTGTTTTATAAGTTATTTGGTATTAGAATTCCTTAGCGATTACAATGATATAATGTACAAGAGTGCTATACagtgtacatttttgtttttttttcatgacagattatggatacttttgttttgtttactaaTTTGAATGAACTGTCAGCTGCAAGAATAGACTGAAGTGGTCTGGAAGAGACAGTTTGGGCCAGAACCTCGCTGTCTTGGATGACTCTGTTGCTGACCCTGTCACCTAGACTTGCAGGCATGGCATATTGCTTGAAATTATCAACTTTAATTTGACTTGTCTTTTACCTAAAACGGAATATGTTTCCCTTTGATTTGGGACAGCTGTTGCTTGATAAAGAAAAAACCTGAGAACTATTGCTCCAAACTGTGTCAATGAATTTGACAGGACGGTTTCTTTGGCACATTCTCATATTGTTGGACTCTTGTATGGATGCCCACACTTCGAACACAGCTGCGCCAACCAACGCAGCGCTTATGCCAAGGACTTCTCAAGGCTTCTTAAACCTATTTGTTCACCTTATTTCTGTCACAGACATAACTCTCCAAAGTGCTCATTCTGTCTTACAATTATGCTGTTGCTATTAATGCATGTAATTTTTATTAATCAACCTGAAGAACGTCTTGAAGCTGGAGGCAATACTTAGACCAGGTAATAATTAGGAATCCTGTGGAAGACTAAATGCACATCTGTCCTGCTGTTATGAATGGACTACAGTAGGCATAGATGTACATATTTGAACTGTTTCTATTTTAACTGTAGGACTTGGGACTATTCTTCCTTTTGAATAATAAGCATAAAATCAGTTGTGTGTTTTAAAAATTGGTGATTTTCATATGGAAGGTCGGCATATTGAATGTACGCTGCTGATGTTTGGTTTTTCAAGATCATCATAATGTAAGATATTTGGGTAGTTAATTGTTACAACTGTGCAATTTAGATGCTAATGGATAAACTGTGGAGTCAGTCTGTTCCGAGCTAAGCTTTCCCTCATTCCATGTTACTAATCTGCTGGGGATTATTAAAAATTGTTGGTATCACTGATTTTGGGTAATTCATTTATCATTTCATACTGAAGAATAAGTCATTCTTAAGTGGTCATTATTGATGCAAGTAATTAAACGATTGTTTCTGTTTGCCCCTGAATGCCTTTTGCTCCATGattttgttaaaaatatatattttgttttctgtAACCTCTTGGGAATGTGCATGTGAACTGTACTTTACCTGAAAATGTGACTGGCAATGGGAAAACTGCATGTGATTCtggcagggatgctggcccatgttgactccatgtttcccacagttgtgtcaagttggttggatgtcctttgggtgtggtggaccattcttgatacacacggtaaactgttgagtgtgaaaaacccagcagcgttgccgttcttgacacaaactgttgcgcctggcacctactagcaTATCctgttcaaagtcacttaaatgtttttgccttgcccattcacccactgaatggcacgcatacacaatccatgtctcaggttaaagaaggattattaaacattgtctcctcccattcatctaccgtgattgaagtggatttaacttcaAGTGAAatcaatacgggatcatagctttcacctggtcagtctgttatggaaagagaaggtgtgcGTAATGTTTTGTTTACTGAGTGTATACTCTGTTAGTGTTACCAGAAGCCTCTCTGTTGTAATAAAATCCATATCACCAGATTATCTTGATGCAGTTCAAATGCCCATAAAGCCACCGTAACATTTCTAGTATTTTACATTTTACTCGCTCTTTTTTCTCAACATTCGTAAGCGTTATTAGTCTGCATAGAAGACCCCAAAAGATCAAGCAATTGCAAGTAAATACCCGGGAGGGAAGACACCTCGAAAGGAACCACACGCATGGATGCTCGGGGGATTCAGGACCAGGTAACCGTATGTACTGTCAGAGTATCCCTGGTATTGTACTGTTTTTCAAATAAAAGGGGTGTGCGTTCATGTGCACAAGCAAAGGAAACATTGAGTTATATTACGCTGGCCCGGGTTGAACCGGGCAATGGCCCGGCACATTATAGGGCGAAAGCGGGAGGGTGGGGCGCCCTtctcaaatcaaacagtaatCTGCGCCGTTTGGTCATGTcagcatggtgcatcgtccagaaacGTACATCTCTTTTCCATCAAAATGTTGGAATcttcaaactagttttcattgggaaggcaggtAAAGggtttttatccaaagcaatcACTTTTGAATGTGAAAACACAAAACTCGACTTAGAATTCGTGCTTAATTAAgttacttttgttttgagccgacctCGCTGTCCGCCAGAGcggggcacctggctcacgcACGGAAGCAGTCCGGTTCCACAATGAATGCAATCACTTCACCCAAACAAATTCCTCTCACCGGGGTAACCCGGGCCAGATAAACGAACCACCTCATTGACGCCTCTGGCTCAAGCGGTCCTCTGTCATCCGGGTATCTGCCATCGAGAGAGTGTGGGTGAGGAGGCGGGAAATGGCGTCTGTGAGCACATCGCAGTATCAGCTACTAGACCGTTCATAAAAACAGCAAAGCAGAGGAACTAAAAAAACGAAAAAGCAGTTGCTGTCCGCACCGTGGCAGCCAGCAGTGCTTGATCAGTCAACTCGTTTTCTATATAAGGTGGAGTACTGTAAAGTAAGTAGTGATTATTTCAAGCGTCTTTCAGCATGTGTGAGTGACGTACAAATAAATATTTTCCTTTCTCGCCCCCAAGGCATGGACAAAAACAATCTACAGTAGCTAGCCAGCCAATTTGACCCTATGTCTTGCTACAATCTCGGCCTCCTGGTTTGCTAACATGTAACCATTTCGCAGCGTAAAATTACTGAATGTTTTTGTAAATGTTGGTTTGATTTCTTATACATTTACAACAGTCTTGCCTAACTATTGCCTAAGGCAGCTAATTGACTAGATACATGTTGCCAAGCTAGGTATCTAACTAATCAGCTAGCAAAGTTTGGCTAGTGCTAGCTAATTAAGtttagctaatgttagttagctacctagtcAAATGTGCCTTTGGACAGAACAAGGGGCTAAATATTGCTTGTCCAGCCTCTCACAATCTACGTTTAAATTCATTAGCTAGATGTTCTAACAGCATAACTAAACAGTTAACATTTCTCAATTGAAAATGGACAGTGAGAAATGGCAGGTacagtagctagttatctagGTACTGCATTTTTTTACTAGCTAGCGAGCTAGCCGCCACGGCTAGCGGCTAGCTACCGTTAACTAACCTCGCGCCTTGTTTTCGATGTTTGTTACTTGTTAGCAGCTTGCGAACTCGCGTGATGTTTAGCTAGTTAGTTACTATTGGTACCCTGTTTTTACGGCCTTCTACCTGGACACGAGTGGTCGGTAGCAAGCTTTAATTTCCCGCCCACTTTGTGTATGCAAGCCTGGTTAGCGCTGCCCGTCCATGTACATAGCAGAAGTTAGTTGGTTAGGTTAGCTGTGGAACAAGTGCGAAAGTTTAACATGTTTTCTTTTGAATTGTAACCAGCTTCGACCCATTACACGAAGCAATCAGAAACATGTTGAACAGTGACAATTCGATTAACTTGCCAGAAGACTTAAACAAACTTTGtcaagttagctaactagctatttcAATGAAGTGTGAGTGGTGTTCCCACTTGCCACTCATGTTGCTAGACCATTCCCTCATATAACCATACCTTCCACATGTTATGTAACGATGCACCGCCACCACCAAACGATTAGTAGTGAGGGCGAATGAATGGGCTGCTGCAGTCACTATGGGTACTCTTTCTAGAGCCCCCAATTAAAGTCCAGGTAGCAATTAgaccagtaaaaatacatttgtcatacccgtggtatacagtatgaaaaaccacagctttcagccaatcggcaataatagcaataaggcaccataccactagggctgtatccaggcactccatgttgtatcgtgcgtaagaacagcccatggctatggtatattggacatatactACACGCCCTCATGCCTTGCTGCTTAAATATACATGGGTTTTAACTCTAAAATATCTTTGTTTACAATTTATGCACCCCTCATATAAGGAAAGCCCTGAACGCAAGATTGTAATTTCTATGATTCActtggaggaacatattgcctgtagcctactgtacacggtggaggaacatattgcctgtagcctactgtacatggtgGAGGGACATATtgtctgtagcctactgtacatggtggagggacatattgcctgtagtctactgtacacggtggaggaacatattgcctgtagtctactgtacatggtgAGCTGATAAGTGGCAACTCCACTTTTTAATATGGAAAACTAATTTTCTAAAATATTCACAACATATTGACACAATTACAATCTTTATAGAAGAAATGTAATCAATTATATGTGGAAATATGTATTTCTGTGAATATATTTGCGTGAACTAAACTAAAGCATGTTAGTTTTCAGTGTTATTTAGATGACGTGAGCTAAATctgttatagctagctaacgttagcattgctcTTTCACTTACCCGCTTGACTTCCATGCTCACTGAAGCCCATGATGATGCTCATGCTCGGCTGGTGCTGCTGCCTGATGCTTTAAAGCCACATTGATGGTAGGTGCACCATCCACTTTGAGAAGCAACTTCTTGCTCAAATACTCCTTCCTTTGTTGATAGCTGTGGAAGTTCTCAGGGATGAAATGTGACCTGCAGAGTAAATGCCCAATTCGCCCAGTTTATTCCCTCACTAATCCCACTTTTTACAAAGTTTTACATTCATCGTGTGACGCTGACCGCGGGGCGTTGTggtattttttttctgaggtcagtTTATTTGGAGACCTCTAAAAGTTGGGATCGATCAACATTATAATATAACAATTGGTTTAACAGTTTGTAATTTGGGAATGTTTTCTTGGGGTGCTCTAAATCTATATGCATTTCTGGCATTGAGAAATAAGTGCTACACAACCTAAATTGTGCATCTGAGTTTGTGTCATACTAAATTAAAATATTGTAAGTTGCcatatttaattattttaggTTGCGGTACCTTCCTTGATGTGGACAATGTGTTACTACATTACACAAGCTCACATTTTGAACAC
This portion of the Salvelinus sp. IW2-2015 linkage group LG15, ASM291031v2, whole genome shotgun sequence genome encodes:
- the golm2 gene encoding protein GOLM2 isoform X2, which translates into the protein MVGFGANRRGGRLPSFILIALIVIIAILSFNYWTVSNKQGRLLDELAEVQTQVKRTDAARSRLEKRNSELMVQVDTHRKHIDQKDGDNSMLEGKLQAREALIKKCTDEKMKVQGDVTTQMSEVVRLKEQLKELKQEFMRQEIQLREVKKNSTNLERKLEYESLQCGRQITQLMDEYEEAKKTLEEEAVKLRKSVLDSRKVGAAEGGTEVETAGEHPTVATHRDTDLKVLGKPGSDAGMPGIEDSEVGKIDDVQFALKKPAITQNHIEIPDTGLREVGAGMGAGAGEGAGRDLSLDRPVLQIQDKVLGLGMDGRAGALQQQPPQAVADRPILFDEDNKAAIQADEFGEQHRPLRAPANVMKADGVQRKGAELPLPPNPAQVPNPIEPRHARDPKPAEPLRHRQSRFFDENESPVDPQHGSKLADYNGDDGNVGEYEADKQAELAYNEEEDGDGGEEDVQDDEDRDMQGDRAVDYGKRRQAIDIL
- the golm2 gene encoding protein GOLM2 isoform X1, which encodes MVGFGANRRGGRLPSFILIALIVIIAILSFNYWTVSNKQGRLLDELAEVQTQVKRTDAARSRLEKRNSELMVQVDTHRKHIDQKDGDNSMLEGKLQAREALIKKCTDEKMKVQGDVTTQMSEVVRLKEQLKELKQEFMRQEIQLREVKKNSTNLERKLEYESLQCGRQITQLMDEYEEAKKTLEEEAVKLRKSVLDSRKVGAAEGGTEVETAGEHPTVATHRDTDLKEVLGKPGSDAGMPGIEDSEVGKIDDVQFALKKPAITQNHIEIPDTGLREVGAGMGAGAGEGAGRDLSLDRPVLQIQDKVLGLGMDGRAGALQQQPPQAVADRPILFDEDNKAAIQADEFGEQHRPLRAPANVMKADGVQRKGAELPLPPNPAQVPNPIEPRHARDPKPAEPLRHRQSRFFDENESPVDPQHGSKLADYNGDDGNVGEYEADKQAELAYNEEEDGDGGEEDVQDDEDRDMQGDRAVDYGKRRQAIDIL
- the golm2 gene encoding protein GOLM2 isoform X4, with amino-acid sequence MVGFGANRRGGRLPSFILIALIVIIAILSFNYWTVSNKQGRLLDELAEVQTQVKRTDAARSRLEKRNSELMVQVDTHRKHIDQKDGDNSMLEGKLQAREALIKKCTDEKMKVQGDVTTQMSEVVRLKEQLKELKQEFMRQEIQLREVKKNSTNLERKLEYESLQCGRQITQLMDEYEEAKKTLEEEAVKLRKSVLDSRKVGAAEGGTEVETAGEHPTVATHRDTDLKVLGKPGSDAGMPGIEDSEVGKIDDVQFALKKPAITQNHIEIPDTGLREVGAGMGAGAGEGAGRDLSLDRPVLQIQDKVLGLGMDGRAGALQQQPPQAVADRPILFDEDNKAAIQADEFGEQHRPLRAPANVMKADGVQRKGAELPLPPNPAQVPNPIEPRHARDPKPAEPLRHRQNDEDRDMQGDRAVDYGKRRQAIDIL
- the golm2 gene encoding protein GOLM2 isoform X3, with the protein product MVGFGANRRGGRLPSFILIALIVIIAILSFNYWTVSNKQGRLLDELAEVQTQVKRTDAARSRLEKRNSELMVQVDTHRKHIDQKDGDNSMLEGKLQAREALIKKCTDEKMKVQGDVTTQMSEVVRLKEQLKELKQEFMRQEIQLREVKKNSTNLERKLEYESLQCGRQITQLMDEYEEAKKTLEEEAVKLRKSVLDSRKVGAAEGGTEVETAGEHPTVATHRDTDLKEVLGKPGSDAGMPGIEDSEVGKIDDVQFALKKPAITQNHIEIPDTGLREVGAGMGAGAGEGAGRDLSLDRPVLQIQDKVLGLGMDGRAGALQQQPPQAVADRPILFDEDNKAAIQADEFGEQHRPLRAPANVMKADGVQRKGAELPLPPNPAQVPNPIEPRHARDPKPAEPLRHRQNDEDRDMQGDRAVDYGKRRQAIDIL